One genomic segment of Vibrio penaeicida includes these proteins:
- a CDS encoding carbohydrate ABC transporter permease — MKHLKANIQKASARKDSARKDRARKDSIIGWAFVAPYAVIMFAFLLYPFMKGVWISFHDWNLLEVAFNPDAKTFIGLDHYQKLLFPRRWHFDVTQLWYLRLPLLCLIAYMAWRWVTQRRASVSKVFILVSALFIVVFVLGVGTDSRFRMGDRRFWQSVIHTLEFVALTVPSITILALMLAMKLNKPTRLSAVMRTIFFGTQVLSVTVVTLIWQMMYSPQQGFIANILHFFSITPPSWLTDESLAMPALVITTVWWSLGFALVVFLSGLQAIPEDRLEAARLDNARGWRLTWYIVLPSIRRTTSFVVVMLIVLHFQVFGQSHLMTGGGPSDRTQVLVRYIYQTAFRDSEVGYASAMAMILFALMLFFSLLHMRLSKAGDE; from the coding sequence ATGAAGCACCTTAAAGCCAATATCCAAAAAGCCAGTGCTCGAAAAGATAGTGCTCGAAAAGATAGAGCTCGAAAAGACAGTATCATTGGATGGGCGTTTGTTGCTCCTTATGCTGTTATCATGTTTGCGTTTCTTCTTTATCCATTCATGAAAGGCGTTTGGATCAGTTTTCATGATTGGAATCTATTAGAGGTGGCTTTTAATCCGGACGCAAAAACGTTCATTGGTTTAGACCATTATCAAAAGTTGCTTTTTCCGCGCCGTTGGCACTTTGATGTTACCCAACTCTGGTACCTAAGATTACCTTTGTTATGCCTTATTGCTTATATGGCGTGGCGGTGGGTGACACAGCGAAGGGCTTCCGTGAGCAAGGTGTTCATATTGGTCTCGGCTCTTTTTATTGTGGTATTTGTCCTTGGGGTGGGCACGGATAGCCGTTTTAGAATGGGTGATCGCCGCTTTTGGCAATCGGTGATTCACACGTTGGAATTTGTCGCTCTAACCGTTCCTTCCATTACGATTCTCGCTCTAATGTTGGCAATGAAGCTGAATAAGCCCACTCGGCTTTCTGCCGTAATGCGAACGATCTTTTTTGGTACGCAAGTGCTGTCTGTCACCGTGGTCACTCTTATCTGGCAGATGATGTACAGCCCTCAACAAGGGTTTATCGCCAATATTCTCCATTTTTTCAGTATTACCCCACCGTCTTGGTTAACCGATGAATCCCTTGCGATGCCAGCCCTAGTAATCACAACGGTTTGGTGGTCACTTGGTTTCGCACTTGTTGTGTTTTTGTCTGGATTACAAGCCATTCCAGAAGATAGATTAGAGGCCGCTAGATTAGATAACGCGAGAGGATGGCGGCTAACTTGGTACATCGTGTTGCCTTCAATAAGGCGAACAACCAGCTTTGTTGTTGTGATGCTTATTGTGCTTCATTTTCAAGTATTTGGGCAATCACACCTAATGACTGGAGGGGGCCCCAGTGACAGAACGCAAGTTTTAGTTCGTTACATCTATCAAACCGCTTTTCGAGACTCTGAAGTTGGCTACGCATCAGCGATGGCAATGATTTTGTTTGCTCTCATGCTCTTTTTTAGCCTGCTACATATGCGGCTCAGTAAAGCTGGGGATGAATAA
- a CDS encoding cellulase family glycosylhydrolase, whose amino-acid sequence MEDERKLERWSKEKVNKWWKSQPLLCGFNYLPRTAVNWNEMWSENTFDLPTIEQELSWAKHVGFNCVRTNLPFLEWQKDSKALLSRVDDFLAVCARFELKVILTLLDDCEFGGEPGHTGIQKAPIPRVHNSRGVGSPGRNMVMDTSKWLFIERYVTDIIAQFSDDQRVIMWDLYNEPTNRMIFTQFGEFEFTEELEQYSQSLAKYCFQWARQVSPEQPLTIGAWHVPTDNAGETAYLHPTDKMCLELSDVITFHAYVNPQEMQKIVQRLAVLDRPMYCTEWLARHCDSNYASILPIMQKYSVGVMQWGLVRGKIQTSLPWPSIEVNQDDESLWFHDFLDEMGHPYSEEEVDLVRQFSFGSHCDEAP is encoded by the coding sequence ATGGAAGATGAAAGAAAACTGGAGCGCTGGTCGAAAGAGAAAGTAAATAAATGGTGGAAGAGTCAGCCTTTGCTTTGTGGATTTAACTACCTACCAAGGACGGCGGTTAATTGGAACGAAATGTGGTCTGAGAACACGTTCGATCTCCCTACAATAGAGCAAGAGCTGAGCTGGGCTAAGCATGTTGGGTTTAACTGTGTGAGAACAAACCTCCCGTTTTTGGAATGGCAAAAAGACAGCAAAGCGTTGCTTTCACGAGTGGATGATTTTCTCGCAGTATGTGCGCGCTTTGAGTTGAAGGTGATTCTAACGTTATTAGATGACTGTGAGTTTGGAGGTGAGCCTGGTCATACAGGAATTCAAAAAGCGCCCATCCCGAGAGTACACAATAGCAGAGGAGTTGGTTCTCCTGGTCGGAATATGGTCATGGATACCAGTAAATGGTTATTCATCGAACGCTACGTTACCGACATCATCGCGCAGTTCAGCGACGATCAACGAGTCATCATGTGGGATTTGTATAACGAGCCGACGAATCGCATGATTTTTACTCAGTTCGGTGAATTTGAATTTACCGAAGAACTCGAACAGTACAGTCAATCGTTAGCAAAGTATTGTTTTCAATGGGCTCGTCAAGTTTCGCCAGAGCAACCACTGACAATAGGCGCTTGGCACGTCCCAACCGATAACGCTGGTGAGACGGCTTATTTGCACCCTACCGACAAAATGTGCTTAGAGCTCTCGGATGTTATTACCTTTCACGCGTATGTGAATCCACAAGAAATGCAGAAAATTGTTCAGCGTTTGGCAGTGCTTGACCGACCAATGTATTGCACAGAGTGGCTTGCTCGTCATTGCGATTCAAATTACGCATCTATACTTCCAATTATGCAGAAGTATTCCGTCGGTGTGATGCAGTGGGGGTTGGTGAGAGGCAAAATTCAAACGTCACTTCCATGGCCATCCATTGAAGTGAATCAGGACGATGAATCTCTATGGTTTCATGACTTCTTAGATGAAATGGGTCACCCCTACAGTGAAGAAGAAGTGGATTTGGTTCGTCAATTCTCGTTTGGGAGTCACTGTGATGAAGCACCTTAA
- a CDS encoding LacI family DNA-binding transcriptional regulator, whose product MKRVTMTDIAHAAGVSQGTVSLVLNNSQSLKLAEETRKRVLDAADQLGYKRKTPIDHNRKRKIAVIVNDLVSLDPFVDAVDAITESARENNRIAVLFNTANNEDLEDDIFKEISSNDYDGIIMASSMTRALDKSHRFLEGKPTVLLNCFIESSNTYSSIVPDDLTGMYNLTNHLIESGRKNIAFIGGEEWMMATQKRREGFVKAHSEHGLAVNEDWLFNADWSMNKAYQTTLKLLSQQPIPNAIACTSDLMAMGVVNALLQKGVRIPEDIAVCGYDNQPIATDCHPPLTSYSLPYEEMGKMAVEILLQKVEDPTSYSAKYEAHGNLEVRDSSPNH is encoded by the coding sequence ATGAAACGTGTAACCATGACAGACATCGCACACGCAGCCGGCGTTTCGCAGGGAACCGTGTCTTTGGTTTTGAACAACTCCCAATCTCTTAAACTTGCTGAAGAAACACGCAAGCGAGTACTTGATGCAGCCGATCAGTTAGGCTACAAACGAAAAACGCCTATTGATCACAACAGAAAGCGAAAAATTGCCGTTATTGTGAACGACCTCGTTAGCTTGGATCCGTTTGTTGATGCCGTTGATGCCATCACAGAGAGTGCTCGGGAGAACAATCGCATCGCCGTGTTATTCAATACGGCAAATAATGAAGATTTAGAAGACGATATCTTTAAAGAGATTTCTAGCAACGACTACGACGGTATTATTATGGCGTCCTCTATGACAAGGGCACTGGATAAATCGCATCGCTTCCTAGAAGGTAAACCAACCGTACTGCTTAACTGCTTCATTGAATCCAGCAATACGTATTCTTCTATCGTCCCTGACGACCTTACAGGCATGTATAACCTCACGAATCATCTAATCGAATCTGGTCGGAAAAATATTGCATTTATTGGCGGCGAAGAATGGATGATGGCAACTCAAAAGCGTCGAGAAGGATTCGTGAAAGCACATTCAGAACACGGTTTAGCGGTGAATGAAGACTGGCTATTTAATGCCGATTGGTCGATGAATAAAGCGTATCAAACTACCTTAAAACTATTGAGCCAACAGCCAATCCCTAACGCAATAGCCTGTACCAGTGATCTTATGGCAATGGGCGTGGTCAATGCACTATTGCAAAAAGGGGTCAGAATACCGGAAGATATCGCTGTCTGTGGCTACGATAATCAGCCCATTGCAACGGATTGTCACCCACCATTAACCTCCTATAGTTTACCCTATGAAGAAATGGGTAAAATGGCAGTGGAAATTCTCCTGCAAAAAGTCGAAGATCCAACAAGTTACTCGGCTAAATATGAAGCTCACGGAAATCTGGAAGTACGTGATTCTAGCCCCAACCACTAA
- a CDS encoding GFA family protein yields MTTSNTHKGSCLCKKVSFEIVGDIKAVTHCHCKMCQKSHGAAFATYAATRKEHFSLIGEEHLASFRSSEDVTRSFCNHCGANVLWQDLGAFSGEWTTFALALLDTPFEREKQKHIHLESKAHWLSINDSRLKHSTDSSE; encoded by the coding sequence ATGACGACTTCAAATACCCACAAAGGCTCCTGCCTTTGCAAAAAAGTCTCTTTTGAAATTGTGGGGGATATCAAGGCGGTCACGCACTGTCATTGCAAGATGTGCCAAAAGTCTCACGGGGCGGCATTCGCTACATACGCGGCCACTCGAAAAGAGCATTTTTCTCTAATAGGAGAAGAGCATCTAGCAAGCTTTCGATCTTCTGAAGACGTGACACGATCTTTCTGTAACCACTGTGGGGCGAACGTTCTCTGGCAGGATTTAGGAGCATTTAGTGGTGAATGGACAACCTTTGCTCTGGCGTTACTTGATACTCCATTTGAAAGAGAAAAGCAGAAGCACATACATTTGGAATCCAAAGCCCATTGGCTATCAATCAATGATTCTCGACTAAAGCACTCTACTGATTCGAGTGAATGA
- a CDS encoding cysteine hydrolase family protein: MKSALLVIDVQQGLMEPKPQPFEKEKVINRINQATSWARAKDIPVVFVRHEAPNTIVEMGSEGWQVHQDLEQVASDSYINKTTPDSFHNTHLQTLLDEHQIQHLYVCGYATEFCVDTTTRRAAGLGYPVTLISDAHTTHDKPHASGSTIREHHNCTLPAIQSFGVKLAAIPTAELVS; the protein is encoded by the coding sequence ATGAAATCAGCACTCCTTGTAATAGACGTACAACAAGGTTTAATGGAACCTAAACCGCAACCGTTTGAAAAAGAAAAAGTCATAAACCGAATCAACCAAGCAACAAGCTGGGCGAGAGCGAAAGATATTCCCGTCGTATTCGTGCGCCATGAAGCCCCGAACACCATCGTTGAAATGGGCAGTGAGGGCTGGCAAGTACACCAAGATTTGGAGCAGGTTGCCTCGGATTCTTACATCAACAAAACCACACCCGATTCATTCCACAACACCCATCTGCAAACCTTACTCGACGAACACCAAATCCAACATCTCTACGTATGCGGTTACGCTACAGAATTTTGCGTAGACACAACCACTCGACGCGCTGCAGGTTTGGGCTATCCGGTAACACTGATTTCAGATGCTCATACCACGCATGATAAGCCTCACGCGAGCGGAAGTACTATTCGCGAACATCACAACTGCACACTTCCAGCGATTCAAAGCTTTGGCGTTAAGTTAGCGGCTATTCCTACGGCTGAGTTAGTTTCTTAA